The Phycisphaeraceae bacterium genome has a window encoding:
- the hpt gene encoding hypoxanthine phosphoribosyltransferase — protein sequence MREDLDQILITRDAIAARVRELGAQITADLRTASNAGGLVIVPVLKGSIIFVADLIRELPLRVRMSLITVSSYPGRSTTTRGPVIRGEVSRVLDGRHVLIVDDILDSGRTIRLLRDEIAARSPLSIRTCVLLRKQIPSALETPCEYVGFDIPDVFVVGYGLDYDDYYRNLPEIGTLKREAMG from the coding sequence GTGCGCGAAGACCTCGACCAGATTCTGATCACGCGTGACGCCATCGCGGCGCGGGTGCGGGAACTGGGCGCGCAGATCACCGCCGACCTGCGGACGGCGTCGAACGCCGGCGGGCTGGTCATCGTGCCAGTGCTCAAGGGCAGCATCATTTTCGTCGCCGACCTGATCCGGGAACTGCCCCTGCGCGTGCGGATGTCGCTCATCACGGTCAGCAGCTACCCCGGTCGCAGCACTACCACGCGCGGTCCGGTGATCCGCGGCGAGGTGTCGCGCGTGCTGGATGGGCGGCACGTGCTGATCGTGGATGATATTCTCGACTCCGGCAGGACCATCCGGCTGCTGCGGGATGAGATCGCCGCCCGTTCGCCGCTCTCGATTCGAACGTGCGTGCTGCTTCGCAAGCAGATCCCTTCGGCGCTGGAGACGCCCTGCGAGTACGTGGGATTCGACATTCCCGATGTGTTCGTGGTGGGGTATGGGCTGGATTACGACGATTACTACAGGAATCTGCCCGAGATCGGAACGCTCAAGCGCGAGGCGATGGGATGA
- a CDS encoding NAD-dependent isocitrate dehydrogenase, producing the protein MPQTVVVIPGDGIGPEVTEAVQRVLKAAGTPIEWVERRAGVAAIEAGEKDVLPASTTDAILKHGVALKGPCTTPVGGGFSSVNVALRKQLNLYAAVRPVRSMDGVPTRFSGVDLVVIRENTEGLYSGIENVITPGVVTSLKVATEEACRRIARFAIHYAVTRGRKKITVFHKANIMKLSDGLFIRCAREEHARSGASIAYEEVIIDAGCMRLVQEPSRFDVILCENLYGDVLSDLCAGLVGGLGVTPGANYGDRQAVFEAVHGSAPDIAGKGVANPLALLMSAVMMLNHVGETRGLPEFTAIAARIRQAYNAALVAGEKTRDLGGVLDTRGFADAVIRRL; encoded by the coding sequence ATGCCTCAGACGGTGGTGGTCATCCCCGGCGATGGAATCGGTCCCGAAGTCACCGAGGCGGTGCAGCGCGTGCTCAAGGCCGCGGGAACGCCCATCGAGTGGGTCGAACGCCGCGCCGGCGTGGCGGCCATTGAGGCGGGCGAGAAGGATGTCCTGCCCGCATCCACTACGGACGCGATCCTGAAGCACGGCGTGGCGCTCAAGGGCCCCTGCACCACGCCCGTGGGCGGCGGATTCTCATCCGTCAACGTGGCCCTTCGCAAGCAGCTCAACCTGTACGCGGCGGTGCGGCCCGTGCGATCGATGGATGGGGTGCCCACGCGCTTCTCCGGCGTCGATCTGGTCGTCATTCGGGAGAACACCGAGGGGCTGTATTCCGGCATCGAGAACGTGATCACGCCGGGCGTCGTTACGTCGCTGAAGGTCGCCACCGAGGAGGCCTGCCGCCGCATCGCCCGCTTCGCGATTCACTATGCGGTCACGCGCGGACGGAAGAAGATCACCGTCTTCCACAAGGCCAACATCATGAAGCTGTCGGATGGGCTGTTCATCCGCTGCGCCCGCGAGGAGCACGCACGATCCGGCGCCTCCATCGCCTACGAGGAGGTCATCATCGACGCGGGCTGCATGCGGCTCGTGCAGGAACCGTCGCGCTTCGACGTCATCCTGTGCGAGAACCTGTACGGCGACGTGTTGTCCGATCTCTGCGCCGGGCTGGTGGGCGGTCTGGGCGTGACGCCGGGGGCGAACTACGGCGATCGGCAGGCGGTCTTCGAGGCCGTGCATGGCTCGGCGCCCGACATCGCAGGCAAGGGCGTGGCCAACCCGCTGGCCCTGCTCATGAGCGCGGTGATGATGCTCAACCACGTTGGCGAGACGCGCGGGCTGCCCGAGTTCACCGCCATCGCCGCCCGCATCAGGCAGGCGTACAACGCCGCGCTGGTGGCGGGCGAGAAGACCCGCGACCTGGGCGGCGTGCTCGATACGCGCGGATTCGCCGATGCGGTCATCCGGCGGCTGTGA
- a CDS encoding MBL fold metallo-hydrolase: MSESRPAGQTASNRESLVICPLDYPPPDPPDSMIHLQRINQIQPERPVMLTRRRFVAWSLAAGSAAALPRFVRGGTWTAQPAPQGLDVKQVREGMHAILGGGGNSLVIRTGEGGILIDTKLPQVVTNLHAHVKELLGEPPAIVINTHHHGDHVGGNYAFHEQASIVGHANIRPRLQDTIDGWIRNTLRQMASQARQNGDEAAAERLVKQAEELSLDHFAADESYEKEHLVERGRHRLTMRHITPGHTDNDSIIHFPEHNMVHMGDLLFHRVHPFMDVGAGSNSRGWRDCLRAAIRLCDEKTIVVPGHGEITDLAGIQSQIHYFERLEETARQAIKDGVSREDVRNIAIDEFASYGGGRLGANLQAVYDEVKAAG, translated from the coding sequence ATGAGCGAAAGTCGGCCAGCCGGTCAGACCGCGAGCAACCGTGAATCTCTCGTCATCTGCCCGCTCGATTACCCCCCGCCGGACCCGCCGGATAGCATGATCCACCTTCAACGCATCAACCAGATTCAGCCGGAGAGACCTGTCATGCTCACCCGTCGTCGATTCGTCGCCTGGTCACTGGCCGCCGGCTCTGCGGCGGCATTGCCCCGGTTCGTCCGCGGCGGAACATGGACGGCTCAGCCCGCCCCCCAGGGACTGGATGTGAAGCAGGTCCGTGAGGGCATGCATGCCATCCTGGGGGGCGGGGGCAACTCGCTGGTCATCAGGACCGGCGAAGGCGGCATCCTCATCGACACCAAGCTCCCGCAGGTCGTGACGAACCTTCATGCCCACGTGAAGGAACTGCTGGGCGAGCCGCCCGCCATCGTCATCAACACCCACCACCACGGCGATCACGTGGGCGGCAACTACGCCTTCCATGAACAGGCGTCGATCGTGGGTCACGCCAACATCAGGCCCCGGCTTCAGGACACCATTGACGGCTGGATCAGGAACACCCTTCGCCAGATGGCCTCGCAGGCCAGGCAGAACGGCGATGAAGCCGCCGCCGAACGTCTCGTGAAGCAGGCCGAGGAACTCTCCCTCGACCATTTCGCCGCGGACGAATCGTACGAGAAAGAGCACCTCGTCGAGCGAGGCAGGCACCGGCTGACCATGCGTCACATCACCCCCGGCCACACCGACAACGACTCCATCATCCACTTCCCCGAGCACAACATGGTCCACATGGGCGACCTGCTCTTTCATCGGGTGCATCCTTTCATGGATGTGGGTGCGGGATCGAACTCACGCGGCTGGCGCGACTGCCTGCGCGCCGCCATCCGACTCTGCGATGAGAAGACCATCGTCGTTCCCGGCCACGGGGAAATCACCGACCTCGCCGGCATCCAGAGCCAGATTCACTATTTCGAGCGGCTGGAGGAAACCGCCCGCCAGGCCATCAAGGACGGCGTATCGCGCGAAGACGTGCGGAACATCGCCATCGACGAGTTCGCCTCGTACGGAGGCGGGCGGCTCGGAGCCAACCTGCAGGCCGTGTACGATGAGGTCAAGGCCGCGGGATGA
- a CDS encoding NAD(P)H-dependent oxidoreductase, whose translation MPAPRILAFAGSVRKDSWNRKVLEIAASGARAAGAEVMVINLADYPMPLYDADWEAIHRLPEGTKRLQEVMATHHGYLIACPEYNSSITPLLKNTIDWTTRGPDGRGNLQYWHGRTAGLVAASGGALGGLRVLRHVREILGNIGVLVIPDQRAASGVDKVFDAEGRMTDDRLRQGLEAVGARLAQVTAKLL comes from the coding sequence ATGCCCGCCCCTCGGATTCTCGCCTTCGCCGGAAGCGTCCGCAAGGACTCATGGAACCGCAAGGTGCTGGAGATCGCCGCAAGTGGTGCGCGCGCCGCTGGGGCGGAAGTGATGGTCATCAATCTGGCCGACTACCCCATGCCCCTCTACGACGCCGACTGGGAGGCGATTCACCGGCTGCCGGAGGGCACGAAGCGATTGCAGGAGGTGATGGCGACGCATCACGGCTACTTGATCGCCTGCCCGGAGTACAACAGCTCCATCACCCCCCTGCTCAAGAACACCATCGACTGGACCACCCGCGGCCCGGACGGCCGGGGGAACCTGCAGTACTGGCATGGCCGCACCGCCGGTCTGGTGGCGGCGTCGGGCGGCGCGTTGGGCGGGCTGCGCGTGCTGCGCCACGTGCGCGAGATTCTCGGCAACATCGGCGTGCTGGTGATCCCTGACCAGCGGGCCGCGTCAGGCGTGGACAAGGTCTTCGACGCCGAGGGCCGCATGACGGATGACCGGCTTCGGCAGGGGCTGGAGGCGGTGGGCGCCAGGTTGGCGCAGGTGACGGCCAAGTTGCTTTAG
- a CDS encoding peptide chain release factor 2: MKDRAALQERMNGADFWNNPVQAQKVIAEFKTLKAQTEGLEEIIRQFDDVKVGYELAREAEDADLLAEADETLFQLQTQMEKVELQSLLSGKHDHRNCFVSIQAGDGGTEADDWAAMLDRMYLYYWAKMGWKVEEINRNPGTETGISEVTYLVKGPYAFGYMSCERGTHRLARVSPFNAQGKRQTSFATVDVTPEFDEMNVEIDMNEVEITPFVRASGPGGQNVNKVASAIRVVHKPTGIMIVSSTYRDQPQNKKQALSILQAKLEQIEEEKRAAELNEATGGKVDRGWGTQIRSYVIYDNRVKDHRTGYEVGNPQSVLDGEIEGFIDAELKRRRAEKEASRQTVKA; this comes from the coding sequence CTGAAGGATCGGGCCGCGCTCCAGGAGCGCATGAACGGCGCCGACTTCTGGAACAACCCCGTCCAGGCGCAGAAGGTCATCGCCGAGTTCAAGACGCTGAAGGCCCAGACCGAGGGGCTGGAGGAGATCATCCGCCAGTTCGACGATGTCAAGGTCGGCTACGAACTGGCCCGCGAGGCCGAGGATGCCGACCTGCTCGCCGAGGCGGATGAGACCCTTTTCCAGCTCCAGACCCAGATGGAGAAAGTCGAGTTGCAGTCGCTGCTCTCGGGCAAGCACGACCATCGCAACTGCTTCGTCTCCATCCAGGCGGGCGACGGCGGCACCGAGGCGGATGACTGGGCTGCGATGCTCGATCGCATGTACCTGTACTACTGGGCCAAGATGGGCTGGAAGGTCGAGGAGATCAACCGCAACCCCGGAACCGAGACGGGCATCAGCGAGGTGACGTACCTCGTCAAGGGGCCTTACGCCTTCGGCTACATGTCCTGCGAGCGCGGCACGCACCGGCTGGCCCGCGTCAGTCCGTTCAACGCTCAGGGCAAGCGGCAGACCAGTTTCGCCACGGTGGATGTGACGCCCGAGTTCGACGAGATGAACGTCGAGATCGACATGAACGAGGTGGAGATCACGCCCTTCGTCCGCGCCAGCGGACCGGGCGGGCAGAACGTCAACAAGGTGGCGTCGGCGATCCGCGTGGTCCACAAGCCCACGGGCATCATGATCGTTTCGTCCACGTACCGCGATCAGCCGCAGAACAAGAAGCAGGCCCTCTCGATTCTGCAGGCCAAGCTTGAACAGATCGAGGAGGAGAAGCGGGCCGCGGAACTGAACGAAGCCACTGGCGGCAAGGTGGATCGCGGCTGGGGGACACAGATCCGCTCCTACGTCATCTACGACAACCGCGTGAAGGATCACCGCACCGGCTACGAAGTCGGCAACCCCCAATCGGTGCTGGACGGCGAGATCGAAGGATTCATCGACGCGGAGCTGAAACGCCGCCGCGCGGAGAAGGAAGCGAGCCGACAGACGGTCAAGGCATAG
- a CDS encoding DUF1579 domain-containing protein: protein MEDMPDLPPPQKEHEWLQKMVGEWTSESEMLTGPDQPPMKATGTDSVRSLGGRWIICDISTDTPMGTIKAVMTLGYSPEKGKYIGTWVDSITDILWVYEGTMDPTGTILTLEAEGPNMMDPGKTAKYRDVIEMKNNDLRTLTSYAQGDDGQWIKFGTGTLKRKK, encoded by the coding sequence ATGGAGGACATGCCCGATCTCCCCCCGCCGCAGAAGGAGCACGAGTGGCTCCAGAAGATGGTCGGCGAATGGACCTCAGAGAGCGAGATGCTCACCGGCCCCGACCAGCCGCCCATGAAGGCCACCGGCACCGACAGCGTGCGTTCACTCGGAGGACGCTGGATCATCTGCGACATCAGCACCGATACCCCGATGGGAACCATCAAGGCGGTGATGACGCTTGGCTACAGCCCGGAGAAGGGCAAGTACATCGGCACTTGGGTGGACTCCATCACCGACATCCTGTGGGTCTACGAAGGCACGATGGACCCCACCGGCACGATCCTCACCCTCGAAGCCGAAGGCCCCAACATGATGGACCCCGGCAAGACCGCCAAGTACCGCGACGTCATCGAGATGAAGAACAACGACCTGCGAACGCTGACTTCCTACGCTCAAGGCGATGACGGCCAGTGGATCAAGTTCGGCACCGGCACGCTGAAGCGGAAGAAGTAA
- a CDS encoding PH domain-containing protein — protein MTNRHDQRDRVGDDSGHLGAVTPGDPRQSPRVANAGVNGGEAVFGRPAEAAVADLVSGDEIILLLLRPSILFVPLSSLGAVAGILIVMMLGAYLTKITWIPWADAHAFTLGALAIVLRLVWQTFEWWNRLYVLTDRRLIRRMGVIRVAIFEAPLSSIQHTSVFISMRERVCGLGSIGFATAGSDTYDAFWSMIARPYQAHKVVVEAIRRYGRNHGRGGV, from the coding sequence ATGACGAACCGGCACGACCAGCGAGACAGGGTCGGCGACGATTCCGGCCACCTCGGCGCCGTGACGCCGGGCGATCCGCGTCAATCGCCGCGGGTGGCGAACGCCGGCGTAAACGGCGGCGAGGCGGTGTTCGGTCGTCCCGCCGAGGCCGCCGTCGCCGATCTGGTCAGCGGCGACGAGATCATTCTGCTGCTCCTGCGTCCCAGCATCCTGTTCGTGCCGCTCTCCTCGCTGGGCGCGGTGGCGGGCATCCTGATCGTGATGATGCTGGGGGCCTACCTGACCAAGATCACGTGGATTCCCTGGGCCGACGCACACGCCTTCACGCTTGGCGCCCTGGCCATCGTGCTGCGGCTGGTGTGGCAGACCTTCGAGTGGTGGAACCGCCTGTACGTACTGACGGATCGGCGGCTGATCCGGCGCATGGGCGTGATCCGCGTGGCCATATTCGAGGCGCCGCTGTCGAGCATCCAGCACACCAGCGTGTTCATCAGCATGCGCGAGCGGGTGTGCGGGCTGGGCAGCATCGGGTTCGCCACCGCGGGCAGCGACACCTACGACGCCTTCTGGTCGATGATCGCCAGGCCCTACCAGGCGCACAAGGTGGTCGTGGAGGCGATCCGGCGCTACGGGCGAAACCACGGGCGCGGCGGCGTATGA
- a CDS encoding pyridoxal phosphate-dependent aminotransferase — MSTIARGSVLSDRVAALKPSSTLAVSARVNALKAQGVDVIGFGAGEPDFDTPANIKQAAIDALLAGKTRYTPTPGPMEARQAIAAKLTRENGIDCKPEHIIITVGAKHAMYMAMQALVNPGDEVIILTPAWVSYRPMIELAGGVPVEVPGAIERGFKVTPEQIDAAITPATVAIVINSPSNPCGIAYTPGELRAIAAVLERHPHVTIITDEIYERLRYDGERHLSLGSLSALTDRVVTINGLSKAYAMTGWRIGYLCAPGQGGRLIKAVSSLQDQLTSNITSFSYAAVVEALTNGDAAVIAMRDAFARRAALMHDQVAAMPMLRCPKPTGAFYVFPDVRAYLGRVSPAGRRLESACDFAEALLEEARVAVVPGEDFGRCAGTHVRLSFACGESQIREGCGRIRGWLERFQ, encoded by the coding sequence ATGAGCACCATCGCGCGGGGTTCGGTGTTGTCGGATCGCGTCGCCGCCCTCAAGCCGTCGTCCACCTTGGCGGTGAGCGCCCGCGTCAACGCCCTGAAGGCGCAGGGCGTGGACGTGATCGGCTTCGGCGCGGGCGAGCCGGACTTCGACACGCCCGCCAACATCAAGCAGGCCGCCATTGACGCCCTGCTCGCAGGCAAGACTCGCTACACCCCCACGCCGGGACCGATGGAGGCGCGGCAGGCCATCGCCGCCAAACTCACGCGCGAGAACGGCATCGACTGCAAGCCCGAGCACATCATCATCACCGTCGGCGCCAAGCACGCCATGTACATGGCCATGCAGGCGCTCGTCAACCCGGGGGATGAAGTCATCATCCTCACTCCCGCGTGGGTGAGTTACCGACCGATGATTGAACTGGCCGGCGGCGTGCCCGTGGAGGTGCCGGGCGCCATCGAGCGCGGCTTCAAGGTGACGCCGGAGCAGATTGACGCCGCCATCACGCCCGCCACCGTGGCGATCGTCATCAACAGCCCGTCCAACCCATGCGGCATCGCCTACACGCCGGGTGAACTTCGCGCCATCGCCGCCGTGCTGGAACGGCACCCACATGTCACCATCATCACCGACGAGATCTACGAGCGGCTTCGCTACGACGGGGAGCGGCACTTGTCGCTTGGCTCGCTCTCCGCGCTGACCGATCGCGTGGTGACCATCAACGGGCTGAGCAAGGCCTACGCCATGACCGGCTGGCGTATCGGCTACCTGTGTGCCCCGGGGCAGGGCGGGCGGCTCATCAAGGCCGTCTCATCCTTGCAGGACCAGTTGACGAGCAACATCACCTCGTTCTCCTACGCGGCGGTGGTGGAGGCGCTCACCAACGGCGATGCGGCCGTGATCGCCATGCGCGACGCCTTCGCCAGGCGCGCGGCGCTGATGCACGACCAGGTCGCCGCCATGCCCATGCTGCGCTGCCCGAAGCCGACCGGGGCGTTCTACGTCTTCCCCGACGTGCGGGCGTATCTGGGCCGCGTCAGTCCCGCAGGCAGGCGGCTTGAATCGGCCTGCGACTTCGCCGAAGCCCTGCTCGAGGAAGCCCGCGTGGCCGTGGTGCCCGGCGAGGATTTCGGACGCTGCGCCGGAACCCACGTGCGCCTGAGCTTCGCCTGCGGCGAGAGCCAGATTCGCGAAGGATGCGGCCGGATTCGGGGCTGGCTGGAGCGGTTTCAATAG
- a CDS encoding acetyl-CoA carboxylase carboxyltransferase subunit alpha, whose amino-acid sequence MPTTPSQPAAPSTTTYKLPFEQPVVELEKQIDLLAAKGADTPAEKLDALRADRERLLANLYRDLSAWDTVLVARHPNRPQTSDYIERLCRDFAELHGDRRFGDDPAIITGLARIGSHKVMLIGQQKGKTTQERMACHFGCAHPEGYRKALLKMRMAEKFGLPIVTFIDTPGAYPGLGSETRGVAEAIAVNLREMARLRTPIICIVIGEGGSGGALGIGVGDRIAMLEHAWYSVISPEGCAAILWKETNEKTKYAAAEALNLTARDNLRNGIIDAIIPEPLGGAHRDPAGAAANLQTWIIEQIRDLKRFKPETLVKRRYERFRSLGAVAYAASEA is encoded by the coding sequence ATGCCCACCACCCCATCCCAGCCCGCCGCTCCATCCACCACCACCTACAAACTGCCCTTTGAGCAGCCGGTGGTTGAACTCGAAAAGCAGATCGACCTGCTCGCCGCCAAGGGGGCGGACACACCGGCCGAGAAGCTCGACGCCCTGCGGGCGGATCGGGAGCGGCTGCTGGCCAACCTGTACCGCGATCTGTCCGCGTGGGACACGGTATTGGTGGCCCGCCATCCCAACCGGCCGCAGACTTCGGACTACATCGAGCGCCTCTGCCGCGACTTCGCCGAGCTGCACGGCGATCGGCGGTTCGGCGATGACCCGGCCATCATCACCGGACTGGCCCGCATCGGGTCGCACAAGGTGATGCTCATCGGCCAGCAGAAGGGCAAGACCACGCAGGAGCGCATGGCCTGCCACTTCGGCTGCGCCCACCCGGAGGGCTATCGCAAGGCCCTGCTGAAGATGCGGATGGCCGAGAAGTTCGGGCTGCCGATCGTGACGTTCATCGACACCCCGGGGGCCTACCCCGGTCTTGGGTCGGAGACGCGCGGCGTGGCCGAGGCCATCGCCGTCAACCTGCGAGAGATGGCCCGGCTTCGCACGCCGATCATCTGCATCGTGATCGGCGAGGGCGGCTCGGGCGGGGCCCTGGGCATCGGCGTGGGCGATCGCATCGCCATGCTCGAACACGCGTGGTATTCCGTCATCAGCCCGGAAGGGTGCGCGGCGATCCTGTGGAAGGAAACCAACGAGAAGACCAAGTACGCCGCGGCGGAGGCGCTGAATCTCACCGCCCGCGACAACCTGCGCAACGGCATCATCGACGCCATCATCCCCGAACCGCTGGGCGGGGCGCACCGTGACCCGGCGGGCGCGGCGGCCAACCTGCAGACGTGGATCATCGAGCAGATCCGCGACCTGAAGCGCTTCAAGCCCGAGACGCTGGTGAAGCGGCGCTACGAACGCTTCCGGTCACTGGGGGCGGTGGCGTATGCGGCGAGCGAAGCATGA